The following coding sequences lie in one Cupriavidus sp. WKF15 genomic window:
- a CDS encoding diguanylate cyclase, with the protein MTPDTVDTAAPSVGAPLRRWLPMLICGMGYFALAAFGIWLARLPGSVATLWLPNAFCLCLLLHRPRAEAPWLLASMFCANLAANCLFLDGPDAAVLLAAANLFEVAWTARLLRFVSAHASAERLGPLGNFAFTLGVACMLGPALGATAGAAALTWVAGTRFASLWWAWWQAGALGMVVLLPLALTINATRARATFARRMLLPQAGLLALCLAIGALALWQGHDPFVAMSLPLVLAAMFANPFGTALLTLLATLTMELAAVAAGVQQSVPLSAALIMVFPVCIAYLADQNRHGRASLHSSDQRFRLAMEHSAIGMALTGLDGRWQTVNRALTDLLGYSPAQLYQQRFQDITHPDDLDADLRQMQRLLDGEIESYRMEKRFLHQAGEYRWALLAVSLVRDQHSRSPLHFIAQIEDIHTRKLAQEQLEQLSRRTQLAVEAGGVGIWEWDFTSSGITWDARMHALHGTDAAHGAPVIAQWIAMLHRDDVARVNGEMRKAIRGEKAFDTEYRIVWPDGQVRHVRAMANVTRNGDGAALALVGTNWDITEQRRLTEALFEEKERLHITLQSIGDAVICTDAGMRVTFMNPIAEQLTGWTMASASGLPLERVFRIVDELTGLPIPSPVEACLQTLTPAYLQEGAVLQSLTGERHDVQDSAAPVLTAAGDVLGAVLVFQDITTARAMQRELAHSAMHDALTGLPNRTWFEKRLREACEAARTQGHHAALCFIDLDRFKIVNDTAGHAAGDILLRELGYLIRNHVRPDDLLARLGGDEFGLLLKDCTVDQAEAIGQGVIDAIRSRRFPWDGRVYDVGASIGIAAIDQDVPPVGELMSRADVACYAAKAAGRSRVSVYRRDESDARRHHRELEVAAGIHSALEGNHFRLFAQEIRALQHQPGDGREERHIEILVRMVDEHGEMIMPGAFIPAAERYDLMGHVDRWVIRHVLREYGERLRAVPGLSVSVNLSANSLDEPFLLPFLHAELERSALPASRIRLEITETALINNMAAANRVVTEMRRAGCTVALDDFGSGLSSFAYLKQFPVDYLKIDGSFIRNLADNVVDREIVSSINDIGHRLGVRTVAEWVEDERTLNALRAIGVDYAQGYAIGRPVPLDAYLAECENLAPASD; encoded by the coding sequence ATGACGCCCGATACGGTCGATACGGCCGCTCCCTCCGTTGGCGCACCGCTGCGCCGCTGGCTGCCCATGCTGATCTGCGGCATGGGCTATTTCGCCCTGGCCGCGTTCGGCATCTGGCTGGCGCGCCTGCCCGGCAGCGTGGCCACGCTGTGGTTGCCCAACGCCTTTTGCCTGTGCCTGCTGCTGCATCGGCCGCGCGCCGAGGCGCCGTGGCTGCTTGCCAGCATGTTCTGCGCCAACCTGGCCGCCAACTGCCTGTTCCTGGACGGCCCGGACGCGGCCGTACTGCTGGCCGCCGCGAACCTGTTCGAGGTCGCATGGACGGCACGGCTGCTGCGCTTTGTCTCCGCCCATGCCAGCGCGGAGCGCCTGGGCCCGCTCGGCAATTTCGCGTTCACGCTCGGCGTGGCCTGCATGCTGGGGCCGGCGCTGGGCGCCACGGCCGGCGCGGCGGCGCTGACCTGGGTGGCCGGCACACGCTTTGCAAGCCTCTGGTGGGCCTGGTGGCAGGCGGGCGCACTTGGCATGGTGGTGCTGCTGCCGCTGGCGCTGACCATCAACGCCACACGCGCACGCGCAACCTTTGCGCGCCGCATGCTGTTGCCGCAGGCCGGCCTGCTCGCCCTGTGCCTGGCCATCGGCGCGCTCGCGCTGTGGCAAGGCCATGATCCGTTCGTCGCCATGTCGCTGCCACTGGTGCTGGCGGCCATGTTCGCCAACCCGTTCGGCACGGCGCTGCTGACGCTGCTGGCCACGCTGACCATGGAACTGGCCGCCGTGGCGGCAGGGGTGCAGCAGTCGGTGCCGCTGTCGGCCGCCCTGATCATGGTGTTCCCGGTCTGCATCGCCTACCTGGCGGACCAGAACCGCCATGGCCGCGCCAGCCTGCACAGCAGCGACCAGCGCTTTCGCCTGGCCATGGAACATTCGGCCATCGGCATGGCGCTGACCGGGCTGGACGGCCGCTGGCAGACCGTGAACCGCGCGCTGACGGACCTGCTCGGCTACAGCCCCGCACAGCTGTACCAGCAGCGCTTCCAGGACATCACCCACCCCGATGACCTCGATGCCGACCTGCGCCAGATGCAACGGCTGCTGGACGGCGAGATCGAGTCCTACCGCATGGAAAAGCGCTTCCTGCACCAGGCCGGCGAGTACCGCTGGGCCTTGCTGGCGGTGTCCCTGGTGCGCGACCAGCACAGCCGCAGCCCACTGCACTTCATCGCGCAGATCGAGGATATCCACACGCGCAAGCTCGCCCAGGAGCAGCTCGAGCAGCTGTCGCGCCGCACCCAGCTCGCGGTGGAAGCCGGTGGCGTGGGCATCTGGGAATGGGATTTCACCAGTTCCGGCATTACCTGGGATGCCCGCATGCACGCGCTGCACGGCACCGATGCCGCGCACGGCGCGCCGGTGATCGCGCAGTGGATCGCCATGCTCCACCGCGACGACGTGGCCCGCGTGAACGGCGAGATGCGCAAGGCCATCCGCGGCGAGAAGGCGTTCGACACGGAATACCGCATCGTCTGGCCCGATGGCCAGGTACGCCACGTGCGCGCGATGGCCAATGTCACGCGCAACGGCGACGGCGCCGCGCTTGCGCTGGTGGGCACGAACTGGGACATCACCGAGCAGCGCCGCCTGACCGAGGCGCTGTTCGAGGAGAAGGAACGCCTGCACATCACGCTGCAGTCCATCGGCGACGCCGTGATCTGCACCGACGCCGGCATGCGCGTGACCTTCATGAACCCGATTGCCGAGCAACTCACGGGCTGGACCATGGCCAGCGCGAGCGGCCTGCCGCTCGAACGCGTGTTCCGCATCGTCGACGAACTCACCGGGCTGCCCATCCCCAGCCCGGTCGAAGCCTGCCTGCAGACGCTCACGCCCGCTTACCTGCAGGAGGGCGCGGTGCTGCAGAGCCTGACCGGCGAGCGCCACGACGTGCAGGATTCCGCCGCCCCGGTACTCACCGCGGCCGGCGATGTGCTGGGCGCGGTGCTGGTGTTCCAGGACATCACCACGGCCCGTGCGATGCAGCGCGAGCTGGCCCATTCGGCCATGCACGACGCGCTCACCGGGCTGCCCAACCGCACCTGGTTCGAAAAGCGGCTGCGCGAGGCCTGCGAGGCCGCGCGCACGCAGGGCCACCACGCCGCGCTGTGCTTCATCGACCTGGACCGCTTCAAGATCGTCAACGACACCGCCGGGCACGCCGCCGGCGACATCCTGCTGCGCGAGCTGGGCTACCTGATCCGCAACCATGTGCGCCCCGACGACCTGCTGGCGCGGCTCGGCGGCGACGAGTTCGGGCTGCTGCTCAAGGACTGCACGGTCGACCAGGCCGAGGCCATCGGCCAGGGCGTGATCGACGCCATCCGCAGCCGGCGCTTCCCGTGGGACGGCCGCGTGTACGACGTGGGCGCCAGCATCGGCATTGCCGCCATCGACCAGGACGTGCCGCCGGTCGGCGAACTGATGAGCCGCGCCGACGTGGCCTGCTATGCCGCCAAGGCGGCCGGGCGCAGCCGCGTGTCGGTGTATCGCCGCGACGAGAGCGACGCGCGGCGCCACCATCGTGAACTCGAGGTGGCCGCGGGCATCCACTCGGCGCTGGAAGGCAATCACTTCCGGCTGTTCGCGCAGGAGATCCGCGCGCTGCAGCACCAGCCCGGCGACGGCCGCGAGGAACGCCATATCGAGATCCTGGTGCGCATGGTCGACGAGCACGGCGAGATGATCATGCCCGGCGCCTTCATTCCGGCCGCGGAGCGCTATGACCTGATGGGGCACGTCGACCGCTGGGTCATCCGCCATGTGCTGCGGGAGTACGGCGAGCGCCTGCGCGCCGTGCCGGGCCTGTCGGTGTCGGTCAACCTGTCGGCCAACTCGCTCGACGAACCCTTCCTGCTGCCCTTCCTGCATGCCGAGCTGGAGCGATCGGCCCTGCCCGCCAGCCGTATCCGGCTCGAGATCACGGAAACCGCGCTGATCAACAACATGGCCGCCGCCAACCGCGTGGTAACGGAAATGCGGCGCGCCGGCTGCACGGTGGCGCTCGATGATTTCGGCTCCGGGCTGTCGTCATTCGCGTATCTCAAGCAGTTCCCGGTGGACTACCTCAAGATCGACGGCAGCTTTATCCGCAACCTGGCCGACAACGTGGTCGACCGCGAGATCGTCAGCTCGATCAACGATATCGGCCACCGGCTCGGCGTGCGGACCGTGGCCGAATGGGTGGAGGACGAGCGCACGCTGAACGCGCTGCGCGCGATCGGCGTGGACTACGCCCAGGGCTATGCCATCGGGCGGCCGGTTCCGCTCGATGCCTACCTTGCCGAGTGCGAGAACCTGGCACCGGCAAGTGACTGA
- a CDS encoding c-type cytochrome: MARYLRVAAWSLAGLVVAAAGVVYGAMLIGDQKAGRTIDVKVAPVAYRDDAASVALGKYLFESRGCMECHGAAAGGRQVFDDPGGLQVRAPDLTRGNAEIAHYQPIDWVRSIRHGIAPSGRPLLVMPSEDYNRLSDDDLAALVAYLRSLPPGLGAPADIRMPWFVRAMYGAGLIRDAASKIDHKLPPSPAIVPSVTAQYGGYVANACQGCHRADLRGGKIPGAPPDWPPAADLRPVAGGAMARYDRAAAFIAMMRSGKRPDGSAISTVMPFDSFGRMNDTDLTALYLYLASRRS; encoded by the coding sequence ATGGCTCGTTATCTGCGTGTGGCGGCGTGGTCGCTGGCCGGCTTGGTCGTGGCCGCGGCCGGGGTCGTCTATGGCGCCATGCTGATCGGCGACCAGAAGGCCGGGCGCACCATTGACGTCAAGGTGGCGCCGGTGGCCTATCGCGACGATGCCGCCAGCGTAGCGCTTGGCAAGTACCTGTTCGAATCGCGCGGCTGCATGGAGTGCCACGGCGCCGCGGCCGGCGGGCGCCAGGTGTTCGACGACCCGGGCGGGCTGCAGGTGCGCGCGCCCGACCTGACGCGCGGCAACGCTGAGATCGCCCATTACCAGCCGATCGACTGGGTCCGCAGCATCCGCCATGGCATCGCGCCATCGGGCCGGCCGCTGCTGGTCATGCCCAGCGAAGACTACAACCGGCTCAGCGACGATGACCTGGCCGCGCTGGTGGCGTACCTGCGCAGCCTGCCCCCGGGCCTTGGCGCGCCCGCCGACATCCGCATGCCGTGGTTCGTGCGCGCGATGTATGGCGCGGGCTTGATCCGCGACGCGGCTTCCAAGATCGACCACAAGCTGCCGCCGTCGCCGGCGATCGTGCCCTCGGTGACGGCGCAGTACGGCGGCTACGTGGCCAATGCCTGCCAGGGCTGCCACCGCGCCGACCTGCGCGGCGGCAAGATCCCCGGTGCCCCGCCTGACTGGCCACCCGCGGCGGACCTGCGGCCCGTTGCGGGGGGCGCGATGGCGCGCTACGACCGTGCCGCCGCCTTCATCGCCATGATGCGCAGCGGCAAGCGGCCCGACGGGTCGGCCATCAGCACCGTGATGCCGTTCGATTCCTTCGGCCGCATGAACGACACCGACCTGACCGCGCTTTACCTGTACCTGGCCAGCCGGCGGAGCTGA
- a CDS encoding acyltransferase translates to MTPTIPESRERAVATLDSIQALRGLAAAYVVLYHSGLTLGTGQTPVLAWITANLIKRGHVGVDVFFVISGFIIAWVAVLARPRPETPASFVIRRCCRLAPPYWTMSVIHALLLNPVTPAVFALSLAFVPTSTDHAPYYGYPALYVGWSLNYEMAFYGAFALGLWLAGRRALWVVLALFAGFTLALPWWRFGAPVMDPAQGYPFAWPWVAMASNPLVLEFLLGCLLAWAYARWRHLLTRGAAWAMLVAGTAWFLASLPLVGPEFSLAGRGLPAAALLAGAVAAEHCGLLRVPRTLVWLGELSYALYLVHPTVIEGVKRLMPELAPDQYALQLARFAIDAVLALLLAMLLHRWVELPGIAAGRRLARRQG, encoded by the coding sequence GTGACTCCGACTATTCCAGAATCCCGCGAACGCGCCGTCGCGACACTCGACAGCATCCAGGCCCTGCGCGGACTGGCCGCGGCGTATGTCGTGCTGTACCACTCCGGCCTGACGCTGGGCACCGGACAGACGCCCGTGCTCGCGTGGATCACCGCCAACCTCATCAAGCGCGGCCATGTCGGCGTCGATGTGTTCTTCGTCATCAGCGGCTTCATCATCGCGTGGGTCGCGGTGCTGGCACGGCCGCGGCCCGAAACGCCGGCCAGCTTCGTGATCCGCCGCTGCTGCCGGCTGGCGCCGCCGTACTGGACCATGTCGGTCATCCACGCGCTGCTGCTGAACCCGGTCACGCCGGCGGTGTTCGCGTTGTCGCTGGCCTTCGTGCCCACCAGTACGGACCATGCGCCCTACTACGGCTATCCCGCGCTGTACGTGGGCTGGTCGCTCAACTACGAGATGGCCTTCTACGGCGCCTTCGCGCTCGGGCTATGGCTGGCGGGCCGGCGCGCGCTGTGGGTGGTGCTGGCGCTGTTCGCCGGGTTCACGCTGGCGCTGCCGTGGTGGCGCTTCGGCGCGCCCGTCATGGATCCCGCGCAGGGCTATCCGTTCGCGTGGCCGTGGGTGGCGATGGCGAGCAATCCGCTGGTGCTGGAGTTCCTGCTCGGCTGCCTGCTGGCATGGGCCTATGCGCGCTGGCGCCACCTGCTGACGCGCGGCGCGGCGTGGGCGATGCTGGTCGCGGGCACCGCCTGGTTCCTGGCCTCGCTGCCGCTGGTCGGGCCCGAGTTCAGCCTGGCGGGGCGCGGGCTGCCCGCCGCCGCGCTGCTGGCGGGCGCGGTCGCCGCCGAGCACTGCGGCCTGCTGCGCGTGCCGCGCACGCTGGTATGGCTGGGCGAGCTATCGTACGCCCTATACCTGGTCCACCCTACCGTGATCGAGGGCGTCAAGCGGCTGATGCCCGAACTGGCCCCGGACCAGTACGCGCTGCAGCTCGCGCGATTCGCCATCGACGCCGTGCTGGCGCTGCTGCTGGCGATGCTGCTGCACCGCTGGGTGGAGCTGCCGGGCATCGCCGCCGGCCGGCGCCTGGCCCGCCGGCAAGGTTGA
- a CDS encoding (2Fe-2S)-binding protein → MTTLNINGKAQEVDVDPSTPLLWALRDNLDLTGTKFGCGMAACGACTVHINGQATRSCVTPVSAAAGARITTIEGVNADKVGRAVLDAWIKHDVAQCGYCQNGQVMSAVGLLRNKPRPTDADIDQAMAGNLCRCGTYQRIRAAIKDAARALA, encoded by the coding sequence ATGACAACTCTCAATATCAACGGCAAGGCGCAGGAAGTCGACGTGGATCCGTCCACGCCGCTGCTGTGGGCCTTGCGCGACAACCTTGACCTGACCGGGACCAAGTTCGGCTGCGGCATGGCCGCGTGTGGCGCCTGCACGGTCCATATCAACGGCCAGGCCACGCGCAGCTGCGTGACGCCGGTCTCGGCAGCGGCCGGGGCGCGCATCACCACCATCGAGGGCGTGAATGCCGACAAGGTCGGCCGCGCCGTACTCGACGCCTGGATCAAGCATGACGTGGCCCAGTGCGGCTACTGCCAGAACGGGCAGGTGATGAGCGCGGTGGGACTGCTGCGCAACAAGCCCCGGCCCACCGATGCCGACATCGACCAGGCCATGGCCGGCAACCTGTGCCGCTGCGGCACCTACCAGCGCATCCGGGCCGCGATCAAGGACGCGGCCCGCGCGCTGGCCTGA
- a CDS encoding xanthine dehydrogenase family protein molybdopterin-binding subunit, with amino-acid sequence MRIRGLEALAGASTAQGGNADGSGAAGVATLDRRSFLKLSGLAGGGLALGMVPVAQAQEGGAPKAPPSAPQAFLVIAPDNTVTIAVNRLEFGQGVHTALPMALAEELDVDWRNVRAALAPAGDPYKDPGFGMQMTGGSTAINHSFQQYRELGARARAMLVAAAARQWQVDPASCKVEQGVVSSGSRRATFGELAPAAMEMPVPQQVHLKDPSQFRLVGKPTPRLDARGKLEGKPAFGIDTRVKDMMVAVVARPPRFGGKVKSFNADKARAIKGVSDVMLVPVDRGGTGVAVVANGYWPARQAREALQIEWEDTGSKVSSQALFDEYAKLAAQPGIVARAGEGDIAAAVNGAPRKIEAEYRFPYLAHAPMEPLNCTLQPEVAGKKVQAVKVWVGSQFQTVDQAAVARVLELRPDQVTLNTMMAGGGFGRRAVPTSDYLVEAANVLRAWVANGHTEPLKVVWSREDDIRGGYYRPLHVHRARIGLDAHGKVVGWQHAIVGQSILKGTPFEPFMVKNGVDATMTEGLLENDYNLPMQLSVHHPQVDVPVLWWRSVGNTHTAYVKETLVDEMAAAARQDPVAYRLARLDESKHARHRAALQLAVEKSGYGKRKLPKGHAWGVAVHESFNSVVAHVAEVSLVKGEPRVHRVTAGVHANRVVNPLSAEAQIQGACIFGLAMTRPGFAIEIENGAVKNSNFPDYPPPRITDAPVVDVFFVPSQDPPTGLGEPGVPPIAPAVANALFVLTGKRQRQLPFVLA; translated from the coding sequence ATGCGTATTCGTGGACTCGAGGCCCTGGCCGGCGCAAGCACGGCGCAGGGCGGCAATGCCGACGGCAGCGGCGCTGCCGGCGTGGCAACGCTGGATCGCCGCAGCTTCCTCAAGCTGAGCGGCCTGGCCGGCGGCGGCCTGGCACTGGGCATGGTGCCCGTGGCGCAGGCCCAGGAGGGCGGCGCACCGAAGGCGCCCCCATCGGCGCCGCAGGCGTTCCTGGTGATCGCGCCGGACAACACGGTGACGATCGCGGTGAACCGGCTGGAATTCGGCCAGGGCGTGCACACCGCGCTGCCCATGGCGCTGGCCGAAGAGCTGGACGTCGACTGGCGCAACGTGCGCGCCGCGCTGGCCCCCGCCGGCGATCCGTACAAGGACCCCGGCTTCGGCATGCAGATGACTGGCGGCTCGACTGCCATCAACCATTCGTTCCAGCAGTACCGCGAACTGGGCGCCCGTGCCCGCGCCATGCTGGTCGCCGCGGCGGCGCGGCAATGGCAGGTCGATCCCGCCAGCTGCAAGGTCGAGCAGGGCGTGGTGAGCTCGGGCAGCCGGCGTGCCACCTTCGGCGAACTGGCGCCCGCGGCCATGGAGATGCCGGTGCCGCAGCAGGTGCACCTGAAGGACCCGTCGCAGTTCCGGCTGGTGGGCAAGCCGACGCCGCGGCTCGATGCGCGCGGCAAGCTCGAAGGCAAGCCCGCGTTCGGCATCGATACGCGCGTGAAGGACATGATGGTGGCCGTGGTGGCGCGTCCGCCGCGTTTCGGCGGCAAGGTCAAGTCGTTCAACGCCGACAAGGCGCGCGCGATCAAGGGCGTGAGCGACGTGATGCTGGTGCCGGTGGACCGTGGCGGCACCGGCGTGGCCGTGGTGGCCAACGGCTACTGGCCGGCCAGGCAGGCGCGCGAGGCGCTGCAGATCGAATGGGAAGACACCGGCTCGAAGGTGTCGTCGCAGGCGCTGTTCGATGAGTACGCGAAGCTGGCCGCCCAGCCCGGCATCGTGGCGCGCGCCGGGGAGGGCGATATTGCCGCGGCCGTGAACGGCGCGCCGCGCAAGATCGAAGCCGAGTACCGCTTCCCCTATCTCGCCCATGCGCCGATGGAGCCGCTGAACTGCACGCTGCAGCCCGAGGTGGCCGGCAAAAAGGTGCAGGCGGTCAAGGTGTGGGTCGGTTCCCAGTTCCAGACCGTGGATCAGGCGGCCGTGGCCCGCGTGCTCGAACTGCGCCCGGACCAGGTCACCCTCAACACCATGATGGCGGGCGGCGGCTTCGGCCGCCGCGCGGTGCCCACCTCCGACTACCTGGTGGAAGCGGCCAACGTGCTGCGCGCCTGGGTCGCCAACGGCCACACCGAACCCCTCAAGGTGGTCTGGAGCCGCGAGGACGACATCCGCGGCGGCTACTACCGTCCGCTGCATGTGCACCGCGCGCGCATCGGCCTGGACGCGCACGGCAAGGTGGTGGGCTGGCAGCACGCCATCGTCGGCCAGTCGATCCTGAAGGGCACGCCGTTCGAGCCGTTCATGGTCAAGAATGGCGTCGACGCGACCATGACCGAAGGCCTGCTCGAGAACGACTACAACCTGCCGATGCAGCTTTCGGTACACCACCCGCAGGTGGACGTGCCGGTGCTGTGGTGGCGCTCGGTCGGCAACACGCACACCGCCTACGTCAAGGAAACGCTCGTGGACGAAATGGCCGCGGCGGCCAGGCAGGATCCGGTGGCCTACCGCCTGGCGCGGCTGGACGAGAGCAAGCACGCGCGCCATCGGGCCGCATTGCAGCTGGCGGTGGAAAAGTCCGGCTACGGCAAGCGCAAGCTGCCCAAGGGGCACGCGTGGGGCGTGGCGGTGCACGAGTCGTTCAACTCGGTGGTGGCCCATGTGGCCGAGGTCTCGCTGGTCAAGGGCGAGCCGCGCGTGCACCGCGTCACCGCCGGCGTGCACGCCAACCGCGTGGTCAACCCGTTGTCGGCCGAGGCGCAGATCCAGGGCGCCTGCATCTTCGGGCTGGCGATGACGCGGCCCGGGTTTGCCATCGAGATCGAGAACGGCGCGGTGAAGAACAGCAACTTCCCCGACTACCCGCCGCCGCGGATCACCGACGCGCCCGTGGTCGACGTGTTCTTCGTGCCCTCGCAGGACCCGCCCACCGGCCTGGGCGAACCAGGCGTGCCGCCGATTGCCCCGGCGGTCGCCAATGCGCTGTTCGTGCTGACGGGCAAGCGGCAGCGCCAGTTGCCGTTCGTGCTGGCCTGA
- a CDS encoding DsbA family protein, which translates to MTTTATLHYIYDPLCGWCYAAAPLVQAAQAVPGLALALHAGGMMVGAQRQPVTPALRNYVMPHDRRIHALTGQPFGDAYFNGLLCDPHAVFDSEPPITAILATAALSAELWDELWDELSADAPQDLALAMLKRIQHAHYVEGRQIARPEVLAALAAELGMAPEAFGAAYSAAAGAPAARHIEQSRRLLGALGGRGFPTFALETDGGYRVLDFGPYLGKAAEWQASIAQQLPANTNDAGRASPVCGPDGCVL; encoded by the coding sequence ATGACGACGACCGCCACTCTCCACTATATCTACGATCCCCTGTGCGGCTGGTGCTATGCCGCCGCGCCGCTGGTGCAGGCCGCCCAGGCCGTGCCCGGCCTGGCGCTGGCGCTGCATGCCGGCGGCATGATGGTCGGGGCGCAACGCCAGCCGGTGACGCCGGCACTGCGCAACTATGTGATGCCGCATGACCGGCGCATCCACGCGCTCACGGGCCAGCCGTTTGGCGACGCCTATTTCAACGGCCTGCTGTGCGATCCGCATGCCGTGTTCGATTCCGAGCCGCCGATTACCGCGATCCTTGCCACGGCCGCGCTATCGGCCGAGTTATGGGACGAGTTATGGGACGAGTTATCGGCCGATGCGCCGCAGGACCTGGCACTGGCCATGCTCAAGCGCATCCAGCACGCGCACTACGTCGAAGGGCGGCAGATCGCCCGGCCCGAGGTGCTGGCCGCGCTGGCCGCCGAACTTGGCATGGCGCCCGAAGCCTTTGGCGCGGCCTACAGCGCCGCGGCCGGGGCGCCGGCCGCCCGCCATATCGAACAAAGCCGGCGCCTGCTGGGCGCGCTGGGTGGACGAGGTTTCCCGACCTTTGCGCTCGAAACGGACGGTGGCTACCGCGTCCTCGATTTCGGTCCCTATCTTGGCAAGGCCGCCGAATGGCAGGCGTCGATCGCGCAGCAGTTGCCGGCCAACACCAACGATGCCGGTCGCGCATCACCCGTCTGCGGGCCTGACGGCTGCGTGTTGTAA
- a CDS encoding ArsR family transcriptional regulator, translating into METQESALTMALMTEPARVKICRALLQAGEEGLPAADLAQLAGLPIKRAGHLFEEMLQANVVTLAIRERRVCYVLKARLAVTEALGYIDASGLAD; encoded by the coding sequence ATGGAGACCCAGGAAAGCGCGCTGACCATGGCGCTGATGACCGAACCCGCACGCGTGAAGATCTGCCGCGCGCTGCTGCAGGCAGGCGAAGAGGGGCTGCCCGCGGCCGACCTGGCGCAACTGGCCGGCCTGCCGATCAAGCGTGCCGGCCACCTGTTCGAGGAAATGCTGCAGGCCAACGTGGTCACCCTGGCCATCCGCGAGCGCCGTGTCTGCTACGTGCTCAAGGCGCGGCTGGCGGTGACCGAAGCGCTCGGCTATATCGACGCCAGCGGGCTGGCCGACTGA
- a CDS encoding transglycosylase SLT domain-containing protein: protein MPAFRLPPKLAGLLLQGLVGAACCFGPLAAAQQKSAPASAPTAAAPAAKTDAAAVRGLNLANKPWKGDFDAMVDRHVIRVLVPYSRTLYFSDKGRECGLTAGLVRDFERYLNKTYASRLGKRPLTVIIIPTTRDRLLPDLAAGLGDIAAGNLTETESRLKLVDFAAPRDRKPVRELIVTGPKAPALSSLVDLSGKTVHVRRTSSYYESLTALNDSLRQTGKAPVKLVLLPDALEDEDAMEMVNAGLLPIIVVDDWKAAMWAQILPKIKVREDLVVRAAGYVGWAFRKNSPQLRAAIDDFYVNHLKKHSVAEYRLKQLMKSVKQIRNNTNDAEYKRFEQTIAFFEKYGKDYSFDPLMLAAQGFQESQLNQKARSHVGAIGVMQVMPATGKELNVGDIKQTESNIHAGTKYLDKLMTQYFADAHFSEANRPLFAFASYNAGPGNIAKMRKEAAARGLDPDKWFNNVEIVVAEKIGIETTTYVRNIYKYYAAYRLVQDMQAARERALKEVSR from the coding sequence ATGCCCGCTTTCCGCTTGCCCCCCAAGCTGGCAGGCCTCTTGCTGCAAGGCCTGGTGGGGGCAGCATGCTGCTTCGGCCCGCTTGCCGCCGCGCAGCAAAAGTCGGCGCCGGCGTCCGCGCCGACAGCGGCCGCGCCAGCCGCAAAAACCGATGCCGCCGCCGTACGCGGGCTCAACCTGGCCAACAAACCCTGGAAGGGCGATTTCGACGCAATGGTCGATCGCCACGTCATCCGCGTGCTGGTGCCCTACAGCCGCACGCTGTACTTCAGTGACAAGGGCCGCGAGTGCGGCCTGACGGCCGGGCTGGTGCGGGACTTCGAGCGCTACCTGAACAAGACCTACGCCAGCCGCCTCGGCAAGCGCCCGCTGACGGTCATCATCATCCCGACCACGCGCGACCGCCTGCTGCCCGACCTGGCCGCTGGCCTGGGCGACATTGCCGCCGGCAACCTGACCGAGACCGAATCCCGGCTCAAGCTGGTCGACTTCGCCGCGCCACGCGACCGCAAGCCGGTGCGCGAACTGATCGTCACCGGGCCCAAGGCACCGGCGCTGTCCAGCCTGGTCGACCTGTCCGGCAAGACCGTGCACGTGCGGCGCACGAGCAGCTACTACGAAAGCCTGACGGCCCTGAACGACAGCCTGCGCCAGACCGGCAAGGCACCCGTGAAACTTGTGCTGCTGCCCGACGCGCTCGAAGACGAAGATGCCATGGAGATGGTCAATGCCGGGCTGTTGCCGATCATCGTGGTGGACGACTGGAAAGCCGCGATGTGGGCGCAGATCCTGCCCAAGATCAAGGTGCGCGAGGACCTCGTGGTCCGCGCCGCGGGCTATGTCGGCTGGGCCTTCCGCAAGAACAGCCCGCAGTTGCGTGCGGCGATCGATGATTTCTACGTCAACCACCTGAAGAAGCACAGTGTCGCGGAATACCGGCTCAAGCAACTGATGAAGAGCGTCAAGCAGATCCGCAACAACACCAACGATGCGGAATACAAGCGCTTCGAGCAGACCATCGCCTTCTTCGAAAAGTACGGCAAGGACTACAGCTTCGACCCGCTGATGCTGGCCGCGCAGGGCTTCCAGGAATCGCAGCTGAACCAGAAGGCCCGCAGCCATGTGGGCGCGATCGGCGTCATGCAGGTCATGCCCGCCACCGGCAAGGAGCTCAACGTGGGCGATATCAAGCAGACCGAGTCGAACATCCACGCGGGCACCAAGTACCTGGACAAGCTGATGACGCAGTATTTCGCCGATGCGCACTTCTCCGAAGCGAACCGCCCGCTCTTTGCCTTTGCCAGCTACAACGCCGGCCCCGGCAATATCGCGAAGATGCGCAAGGAGGCCGCGGCGCGCGGCCTGGACCCGGACAAGTGGTTCAACAATGTGGAAATCGTGGTGGCCGAGAAGATCGGCATCGAGACCACGACCTATGTGCGGAACATCTACAAGTACTATGCCGCCTACCGGCTGGTGCAGGACATGCAGGCCGCGCGGGAACGCGCGCTGAAGGAAGTCAGCAGATAG